The following is a genomic window from Armatimonadota bacterium.
GACCGCACCTGTCCCCCGCAGGGCGGCGCCGCCGCGTATAATCGCCTGCCAAAGGGCACACAGAAGCAACTGCTCATCGTACCCCTTCGCGACCATGAAGTGATGCCGGAATGGCGCGCCGCGACTTCGAAGTGGTACGCACGTTGGCTGAAGAAACCGGTGGAAGCGCTGACAACCCCGTAGGAGGAGTTCCGAGTTCCGGGCTCCGAGTTCCGCGACCCGGAACCCGGAACCCGGAACCCGGAACTCGGAACCCGGAACCCGGAACCCGGAACTCGGAACTGGATACTATGAACCCTGCAGGGCGCCGTAGGAGACCGGGTAACCTTCCCGGGTTATCTTGACTCCCATATCACGCTCAACAGCCAGAACCTCTTGCATCAGCGGGCTCTCCCGGTAGGCCTGGCAGGCCTGCTGGTTTTCCCATACGATGATCGTCACGTCGTCACCCTTCTCCGGACGCACATAGTGCACGATTGCCAGGACACCTGGAAAAGCCTTCACGCGTGGGAGGATGCGTTGCAGTGAGCCCTCGACCTTC
Proteins encoded in this region:
- a CDS encoding antibiotic biosynthesis monooxygenase: MYVTVTSGEVNPAEAAKVEGSLQRILPRVKAFPGVLAIVHYVRPEKGDDVTIIVWENQQACQAYRESPLMQEVLAVERDMGVKITREGYPVSYGALQGS